DNA from Fusobacterium sp. IOR10:
ATCTGGATTTTGTTCTAAACTTACAGAGGAATATCTTTTATCAAAGAATAGTTCTTGCCATTGTCTAACCATTCCTAAATAAGAATTATCAATAATAATAATTTTTATTGGCAATTTATACTGGGAAATAGTCATAAGTTCTTGGCTTGTCATTTGAAAACCACCATCTCCTAAAATAGCAACAACCTGTGAATTAGGATTTCCAATTTGAACTCCAATTGAAGCAGGTAGCCCAAATCCCATTGTACCTCCTCCTCCAGAAGTACAAATTGTATGATGTAAGTTATAAAATTGAGCTGTCCACATTTGATGTTGTCCAACATCAGTAACAACATAAGCTTCAGGTAAAAGTTTACTAATTACATCAATTGCTTCTTGTGGTTTAATAGAATCTGTAGGAGTATAGCTAAATTTAGTGCTATTTTTTAGTGCGAATATTTCTTCGTTCCATACAGAATAATCTCTATTTACAAGGGGAGTTATAGTTTGTAAAATATCTTTACAGTCCCCAACTATATGTGTACATTGTTTTATTTTATTAATTTCAACATTATCAATATCAATATGAATAATTTTAGCTTGAGGTGCAAAAGTTTTTACATTGCAAGTTACTCTATCATCAAATCTCATACCAATAGCAATAAGAACGTCAGCTTGAGAAACAGCTTTATTAGCCACAATGCTTCCATGCATTCCTAGCATTCCAAGGGAAAGTTCATGATTTAGTGATCCAATTCCCATAAGAGTAAAAGCAATAGGTGAATTTATTTTTTCAGCAAAATCTTTCAGTTCTTCTTTAGAATGTTTGGAACCTCCTCCAGCTAAGATTAAAGGTCTTTCACATGAATTTATAATTTCAATAACTTCCTCTAATTTTGAAGTATCTTTTTTATTTTCCATATGAAAATGTGAGTTAGAATATTGTTTTTCAAAATCTTCAAAATCAATTTCTTGCATTTGAATATCCACAGGAAAATCAATTAAAACAGGTCCAGGTCTACCATTTTTAGTTATATATAAAGCCTCTTTAATTATTCCAGCCAGTTGATTAATATCTCTTACAAGATAACTATGTTTTGTTATTGGCATTGTAATGGCCATGATATCTGATTCTTGAAATCCATCAGTTCCAATTTCGTTACAAGCTACTTGTCCAGTTATAGCAAGTAATGGAACAGAATCCATATGAGCAGTCATAATTCCAGTAACTAAATTAGTTGCTCCAGGGCCAGATGTTGAAAGGCAGACTCCAGTTTTATTAGTTGTTCTGGCATATCCATCAGCAGCATGGGAAGACCCTTGTTCGTGTCTATTCATAATATGGTTGATTCCTTTAAAATCAAAAAGTTCATTATAGATTGGAATTACTTTTCCTCCAGGATACCCAAAGATATCTGTAACTCCTTCTCTTTTTAAAGTTTCTAATAAAATTCTAGCTCCAGTAATTTTCATATAACACCTCATAATTTTTTTAAGCAAATACTTTTATTGTTATGTTGTAAAGGTTTGAAATTTTTCATTCTTTTGGCAATTTCTTCATCGCTAAGTTTTACATTTAAATTTCCATTAGGAATATCAATTTCAATAATATCGCCATTTTCCACAATACCAATTTCTCCATATTCATAAGCTTCAGGATTAATATGTCCTATTGATGCTCCTCTAGTAGCACCAGAGAATCGTCCATCTGTTAAAAGAGCTACGTCTTCATCTAATCCCATTCCTGCAATAGCAGCAGTTGGTGATAGCATTTCTCTCATTCCAGGTCCACCTTTAATTCCTTCATATTTAATAACAATAACGTCACCTTTTACTATTTTATTGCTATAAATTCCTTCAATGGCCTCTTCTTCTGAATTGAAAACTTTAGCAGGTCCTGAGTGAACTAGCATTTTAGGTAAAACTCCAGCACTTTTAACAATACATCCATTTTTAGCAATATTTCCTCTTAAAACTGAAAGACCTCCAGTTTTATTATAGGCATTTTCAAACTTATGAATAACATCTTCATTTGAAATTTTGGCATTTTTAGCAATTTCTGTTTGGGTAGTAAGAGAAACTGTCATACTTGGATTAATAAGATTAAGTTCATCAAGATTTTTCATAACTCCAGGAATTCCTCCAGCAGCATCTAAATCTTCTATAAAATATTTTCCAGAAGGGGATAATTTGCAAAGTTGAGGAGTTTCTTTAGAAGCTTTATCAAAATCATATAAATCCAAATCCACATTCATATTTTTAGCAATTTCACAAAGATGTAGAGTAGTATTTGTAGAACCTCCCAATGCCATATCAACTCTTAGGGCATTGTAAAAAGTTTCCTTTGTCATTATATCTGAAGGTTTAAGATTTTTATCAAGAACTTTCATAATTTGCATTCCAGTTAATTTAGCCAATCTCAATCTCTTTGAATATACAGCAGGAACAGTACCGTTTCCAGGTAAAGCCATTCCAAGAGCTTCAGTTAAACAGTTCATAGTATTTGCTGTATACATACCAGAACAAGATCCACAAGTTGGACAAGCTATATTTTCAACTTCTTTTAATTCATCTTCTGTTATTTGATTATTTTCATATTGACCAATATATTCGAAAACATTACTAAGTCCAATTTTTTCATTTCTAAAATTTCCAGCAAGCATTGGACCACCACTTACAAAGATACATGGAATGTTCAATCTTGCTGCTGCCATTAACATTCCAGGAACAACTTTATCACAACTAGGAATAAAAACCATAGCATCAAAGGGCATTGCCATACCAGTTGCTTCAATTGAATCTGCAACTATTTCTCTAGTAACAAGGGAATATTTCATTCCTTCATGGTTCATAGCAAGACCATCACAAACTGCAATAGTATTAAATTCCATTGGAATTCCACCAGCAGTTCTAACTCCAGCTTTAACAGCATCAATGATACTTCTTAAATGCATATGTCCTGGGACAATTTCATTAAATGATCCAGCTACACCAATTAATGGTCTTTTAATTTCTTCATCAGTAAGTCCTAAAGATTTCAAAAGGGACTTGTGAGGTGTTCTTTTAATTCCTTTTTTAATTTCATCACTTCTCATAATAGATTCTCCTTTGGTTGTATAAATAAAAAAGCCGACATAAAATGTCGGCTGTGAGTGCTTTTAATCTAATAATTTTTGATAACCAAAAATTATAGTTTAATTAAAATTTCCTTTTCACTGGAAGCCAACGTTTGAATTTTAATTTGAACTATTATAATTATTATGCTAAGTATTAGACCTATTATAGATATAGTTTTTAAATTCATAAGATTAACCTCCTAATTAAATTAATTGTTTCTTAAGTTGGTACGAGTATAACAAATAAAAAAACAAATGTCAAACTATTTTTTTATTTATTTAGGATAAGCATTAAGACTTATTGAAGCTTTATTAATCAAAGGATTCTTTTTTTTATGAGACATGACTCTCTTTTTAATAACATTATAGAGATTTTCTTTCTCGCCAATCAGGCATGAATTTTTCAATATAATTATAGAAATTTTTACTATGATTTGGATGAACAAGATGGGAAATTTCATGCAAAATAACATATTCAATAAATCTAATATCTTTTTTCATTAATTCTGAATTTAGATTTATTATTTTTTTGTTACAATTGCAAGATCCCCAATTTGATTTTAAAGTTTTTATGTTCAATTTAGAAATATTTAAACATGTTAATTTTAGGTATTTGGATAGTATTTTTTCAAACAATATTTTCCCTTGTTCCCTATACCAATAATTCAAAGTATTCTCAATTAACTGAATGTTGTTAACATCTGAGATTTCTAGATTAATTTGATTATTTGAAATATATATTTTATTGTTATTACTTGATTTTAAATTAAGAAAATAAGGCTTTCCTAAATAATAAATTTCACAATTATTTGAGTAATCAACAACTTTTATCTTTGATTTTAAACTGAATTCTTTTAATTTTTTATTTATCCAATTTTCTTTTTTTTCAATAAATTCATATATGTATTTGTCATTTAAAAAAATTGGAGAAGAAATATATATATTTCCATCTCCTTTTATTTTCATGATTAAATTTTTAATATTTTTTTTTGTTATTATTACTCTAGGCTTCATTGTTTTTTAACCTTAAAAGTTCGTAAATTCTAATTAAATAATAGGTTTTAAAGTCATCAGTTTTAGAAAAAACTAAGTTTAAATCTAACCATTCTCCTGTTAATTCTTCCCCTTGATCTAAATCTAAAGCTTTTTGTTTTATATTTTTATCTTTTATTTTTAAAATATACAAACTTAACTTTTCAGTTGTGTACCCTGGAGAAATAGCTAATGGTTTCTTTTCTTGAAAAATTATTTCATAATCCTCTTTATAAAATCCACTTTCCTCTTGAACTTCTCTGTATAGAGCATCTTCAGGTG
Protein-coding regions in this window:
- the ilvD gene encoding dihydroxy-acid dehydratase; the protein is MRSDEIKKGIKRTPHKSLLKSLGLTDEEIKRPLIGVAGSFNEIVPGHMHLRSIIDAVKAGVRTAGGIPMEFNTIAVCDGLAMNHEGMKYSLVTREIVADSIEATGMAMPFDAMVFIPSCDKVVPGMLMAAARLNIPCIFVSGGPMLAGNFRNEKIGLSNVFEYIGQYENNQITEDELKEVENIACPTCGSCSGMYTANTMNCLTEALGMALPGNGTVPAVYSKRLRLAKLTGMQIMKVLDKNLKPSDIMTKETFYNALRVDMALGGSTNTTLHLCEIAKNMNVDLDLYDFDKASKETPQLCKLSPSGKYFIEDLDAAGGIPGVMKNLDELNLINPSMTVSLTTQTEIAKNAKISNEDVIHKFENAYNKTGGLSVLRGNIAKNGCIVKSAGVLPKMLVHSGPAKVFNSEEEAIEGIYSNKIVKGDVIVIKYEGIKGGPGMREMLSPTAAIAGMGLDEDVALLTDGRFSGATRGASIGHINPEAYEYGEIGIVENGDIIEIDIPNGNLNVKLSDEEIAKRMKNFKPLQHNNKSICLKKL
- a CDS encoding NUDIX domain-containing protein, translated to MSEFKFLKPTKMLHPNNGMTLEFLNKQDAIAALIISNNGEQGYFVSQFRPGINGISTEVVAGLIDPGETPEDALYREVQEESGFYKEDYEIIFQEKKPLAISPGYTTEKLSLYILKIKDKNIKQKALDLDQGEELTGEWLDLNLVFSKTDDFKTYYLIRIYELLRLKNNEA
- a CDS encoding M48 family metallopeptidase; this encodes MKPRVIITKKNIKNLIMKIKGDGNIYISSPIFLNDKYIYEFIEKKENWINKKLKEFSLKSKIKVVDYSNNCEIYYLGKPYFLNLKSSNNNKIYISNNQINLEISDVNNIQLIENTLNYWYREQGKILFEKILSKYLKLTCLNISKLNIKTLKSNWGSCNCNKKIINLNSELMKKDIRFIEYVILHEISHLVHPNHSKNFYNYIEKFMPDWRERKSL
- the ilvB gene encoding biosynthetic-type acetolactate synthase large subunit, whose product is MKITGARILLETLKREGVTDIFGYPGGKVIPIYNELFDFKGINHIMNRHEQGSSHAADGYARTTNKTGVCLSTSGPGATNLVTGIMTAHMDSVPLLAITGQVACNEIGTDGFQESDIMAITMPITKHSYLVRDINQLAGIIKEALYITKNGRPGPVLIDFPVDIQMQEIDFEDFEKQYSNSHFHMENKKDTSKLEEVIEIINSCERPLILAGGGSKHSKEELKDFAEKINSPIAFTLMGIGSLNHELSLGMLGMHGSIVANKAVSQADVLIAIGMRFDDRVTCNVKTFAPQAKIIHIDIDNVEINKIKQCTHIVGDCKDILQTITPLVNRDYSVWNEEIFALKNSTKFSYTPTDSIKPQEAIDVISKLLPEAYVVTDVGQHQMWTAQFYNLHHTICTSGGGGTMGFGLPASIGVQIGNPNSQVVAILGDGGFQMTSQELMTISQYKLPIKIIIIDNSYLGMVRQWQELFFDKRYSSVSLEQNPDFVALGKSYNIKSIKIENPKNLEKILKENLFTDEPVLIDIKVTKEENTYPMVPAKGNISEMIIGG